Within Chloroflexota bacterium, the genomic segment AGAACCTCGAAGGTGAGGTTGATCTTGGCGTAAGCCTTACGGGGCTTGACTGCAGACTTACTCTTCATGATGGTGCATCTCCTCGAGTATCTCCGCCCACTCCTGGAGATTGAGGGTCTCTGCCCGGCGTTTTGGGTCTATCTTTGCCTTCTCCAGCAACTCGGCAGCGTCCCGGGGCAATATGCCCAGGCCCTGGGATAATGAATTCCGCAGTTGCTTCCGCGGTGCGCTGAAGCCGGCCCGAACCACATCAAAAAAGTCGCTGGTCCGGGACACCGCGACCGGAGGCTGTTTATAAAGCTCGACGCGGAGTATGACAGAGTCCACCTTGGGCGGAGGGTAGAAGCTTTTAGATGGCGCATGACCGGCGATAGTCGGCTTGCCGTAGAACTGGACGCTCACGGCGAGTATGCTCATGTCACCGGGCTGCGCTACAATCGCTTTCCCCACCTCCTTCTGGACCATGATCACCATAATGGAAGGCTTGAGAGACGCTTCCAGAAAATGCCTGAGGATGGGAGAGGTAATGTA encodes:
- the rsmA gene encoding 16S rRNA (adenine(1518)-N(6)/adenine(1519)-N(6))-dimethyltransferase RsmA; amino-acid sequence: MARSPTAEVKGLLGHFGLRARKSLGQHFLVDRQVLHRIVSAADLTPEDVVIEVGPGLGVLTKELAMHAGRVIAVEADNAMASALSEIVAGIPNITIVTSDVLRTDPGLLLAGVGVEGDSPGYKVVADIPYYITSPILRHFLEASLKPSIMVIMVQKEVGKAIVAQPGDMSILAVSVQFYGKPTIAGHAPSKSFYPPPKVDSVILRVELYKQPPVAVSRTSDFFDVVRAGFSAPRKQLRNSLSQGLGILPRDAAELLEKAKIDPKRRAETLNLQEWAEILEEMHHHEE